From Elaeis guineensis isolate ETL-2024a chromosome 16, EG11, whole genome shotgun sequence, a single genomic window includes:
- the LOC140854311 gene encoding uncharacterized protein, whose protein sequence is MSFKNGQDELTLEVTVLSAQSLKNPSCCLFPRRLRPYVTLSATAHRHHEPFYRTRVDETGDRNPTWHDTISVPVDPSFVRVAGGRREDEEEDAAVHVTVLSKCLVGGPTRLGFCRIRPSDVLDGLWPPAMQRRLSYALRSCRHGGRGHGVVHLSVRLLGPVLNHAAPPTPPAAVAPPEQGWGRVAIGIPVAGARRRRSPPGTRTGWGEVASTYVAGWRVDT, encoded by the coding sequence ATGTCCTTCAAGAATGGCCAGGATGAGCTGACGCTGGAGGTCACCGTTCTCTCCGCCCAGTCCCTCAAGAACCCCTCCTGCTGCCTCTTCCCCCGCCGCCTCCGCCCCTACGTCACCCTCTCCGCCACCGCCCACCGCCACCACGAGCCCTTCTACCGCACCCGCGTCGATGAAACCGGCGACCGGAACCCCACGTGGCACGACACGATCAGCGTCCCCGTGGACCCCTCCTTCGTCCGCGTCGCCGGTGGCCGGCGGGAGGACGAGGAGGAGGACGCGGCGGTCCACGTCACCGTGCTGTCGAAATGCCTCGTCGGGGGCCCCACCCGGCTGGGGTTCTGCCGGATCCGCCCCTCCGACGTTCTCGACGGCCTCTGGCCCCCGGCCATGCAGCGCCGCCTCAGCTACGCCCTCCGATCCTGCCGCCACGGCGGCCGCGGCCACGGCGTCGTCCACCTCTCCGTTCGCCTCCTCGGCCCCGTTTTGAACCACGCGGCCCCGCCAACGCCGCCTGCGGCGGTGGCGCCACCGGAGCAGGGATGGGGCCGGGTCGCGATCGGGATCCCGGTGGCGGGAGCGCGCAGACGGCGTTCCCCGCCGGGGACTAGGACCGGGTGGGGGGAGGTCGCTTCGACCTACGTGGCGGGCTGGAGGGTCGACACGTAG